One stretch of Streptomyces sp. A2-16 DNA includes these proteins:
- a CDS encoding peptidase inhibitor family I36 protein yields MAVPAAAVAVLGVAPTAHAEAREGCPTWARDCAVFYYNSNLSGSHTAFTDDGVSNLAGYTYLSSGSGKGQAVKNNAASFWNASVDHIATVFFSSNYGGACDTFAPLADTNKLAKTYNENASFDFNRNGTNCYKWN; encoded by the coding sequence ATGGCAGTTCCCGCTGCGGCCGTAGCGGTCCTCGGTGTGGCCCCGACGGCGCACGCGGAGGCCAGAGAGGGCTGTCCCACCTGGGCGAGGGACTGCGCAGTCTTCTACTACAACAGCAACCTTTCCGGGTCGCACACCGCTTTCACGGACGACGGCGTCTCCAACCTCGCGGGTTACACGTACCTGTCCTCCGGAAGCGGTAAGGGACAGGCCGTGAAGAACAACGCGGCATCGTTCTGGAACGCGAGCGTCGACCACATCGCCACGGTCTTCTTCAGCAGCAATTACGGCGGCGCCTGCGACACGTTCGCCCCCCTGGCGGACACCAACAAGCTCGCCAAGACGTACAACGAGAACGCCTCTTTCGATTTCAACCGGAACGGCACGAACTGCTACAAGTGGAACTGA
- the gltX gene encoding glutamate--tRNA ligase, whose protein sequence is MSSVASAPVRVRFCPSPTGNPHVGLVRTALFNWAFARHHQGTLVFRIEDTDAARDSEESYEQLLDSMRWLGFDWDEGPEIGGPHAPYRQSQRMDLYKEVAQKLLDAGHAYHCYCSQEELDTRREAARAAGRPSGYDGHCRDLTEAQIAEYKAQDRTPIVRFRMPDETITFTDLVRGELTFTPENVPDYGIVRANGAPLYTLVNPVDDALMEITHVLRGEDLLSSTPRQIALYKALIELGVAKYTPAFGHLPYVMGEGNKKLSKRDPQASLNLYRERGFLPEGLLNYLSLLGWSLSADQDIFTTGELVAAFDIADVNPNPARFDLKKCEAINADHIRLLDVKDFTERCAPWLKAPFAPWAPEDFDESKWQAIAPHAQTRLKVLSEITDNVDFLFLPEPVFDEPSWTKAMKEGSDALLRTAREKLESADWTSPESLKEAVLAAGETHGLKLGKAQAPVRVAVTGRTVGLPLFESLEVLGKETTLARIDAALEKLAA, encoded by the coding sequence TTGTCAAGCGTGGCTAGCGCACCCGTCCGCGTACGTTTCTGCCCCTCGCCCACGGGTAACCCCCATGTGGGCCTGGTCCGCACCGCCCTGTTCAACTGGGCGTTCGCCCGGCACCACCAGGGCACGCTCGTCTTCCGCATCGAGGACACCGACGCGGCCCGCGACTCCGAGGAGTCCTACGAGCAGCTGCTGGACTCGATGCGCTGGCTGGGCTTCGACTGGGACGAGGGCCCCGAGATCGGCGGCCCGCACGCGCCGTACCGCCAGTCGCAGCGCATGGACCTCTACAAGGAGGTCGCGCAGAAGCTCCTGGACGCCGGCCACGCGTACCACTGCTACTGCTCCCAGGAGGAGCTGGACACCCGCCGAGAGGCCGCCCGCGCCGCCGGCAGGCCGTCCGGCTACGACGGTCACTGCCGCGACCTGACCGAGGCGCAGATCGCGGAGTACAAGGCCCAGGACCGCACCCCGATCGTCCGCTTCCGCATGCCCGACGAGACGATCACCTTCACGGACCTGGTCCGCGGCGAGCTGACGTTCACCCCGGAGAACGTCCCGGACTACGGGATCGTACGGGCCAACGGGGCGCCCCTCTACACGCTGGTGAACCCCGTCGACGACGCCCTGATGGAGATCACCCACGTCCTGCGCGGCGAGGACCTGCTCTCCTCCACCCCCCGCCAGATCGCCCTGTACAAGGCGCTGATCGAGCTGGGCGTCGCGAAGTACACGCCCGCGTTCGGGCACCTGCCGTACGTCATGGGCGAGGGCAACAAGAAGCTCTCCAAGCGTGACCCGCAGGCCTCGCTCAACCTCTACCGCGAGCGCGGCTTCCTCCCCGAGGGGCTGCTCAACTACCTGTCCCTGCTGGGCTGGTCGCTCTCGGCGGACCAGGACATCTTCACCACCGGCGAGCTGGTCGCGGCCTTCGACATCGCGGACGTGAACCCCAACCCGGCCCGCTTCGACCTGAAGAAGTGCGAGGCGATCAACGCCGACCACATCCGGCTCCTGGACGTGAAGGACTTCACGGAGCGCTGCGCCCCGTGGCTCAAGGCCCCCTTCGCGCCCTGGGCGCCGGAGGACTTCGACGAGTCGAAGTGGCAGGCGATCGCCCCGCACGCCCAGACCCGCCTGAAGGTCCTCTCGGAGATCACCGACAACGTCGACTTCCTGTTCCTCCCGGAGCCGGTCTTCGACGAGCCCTCCTGGACGAAGGCGATGAAGGAGGGCTCGGACGCCCTGCTGCGCACGGCCCGCGAGAAGCTGGAGTCGGCGGACTGGACCTCGCCGGAGTCCCTCAAGGAGGCCGTCCTGGCCGCCGGCGAGACCCACGGCCTCAAGCTCGGCAAGGCCCAGGCCCCGGTCCGGGTGGCCGTCACCGGCCGCACGGTCGGCCTGCCCCTCTTCGAGTCCCTCGAAGTCCTGGGCAAGGAGACGACCCTGGCCCGCATCGACGCGGCGCTGGAGAAGCTGGCGGCCTGA
- a CDS encoding fumarylacetoacetate hydrolase family protein has protein sequence MRIARFSIDGNVAFGAVEGDKPDELVLDIIKGIPFADFQLSGTKVPLSKVRLLPPVLPNKVVAYGRNYADHAKELGNEVPDVPFAFFKPSTSVIGPGDDIQYPSFSADVHHEAELAVVIGRMCREVPRERVKDVIFGYTCANDVTARDVQKREKQWARAKGFDTSCPLGPWVETGLDLETASDLTIQLTVNGEQRQLGRTSEMIHPIEDLIVNISEAMTLLPGDVILTGTPAGVGPLTVGDEVAVTIEGIGTLTNKVVKRG, from the coding sequence GTGCGCATCGCCAGATTCTCCATCGACGGGAACGTCGCCTTCGGCGCGGTCGAGGGCGACAAGCCGGACGAACTCGTCCTCGACATCATCAAGGGCATCCCGTTCGCGGACTTCCAGCTCTCCGGTACGAAGGTCCCGCTGAGCAAGGTGCGGCTGCTGCCCCCGGTGCTCCCCAACAAGGTCGTGGCGTACGGCCGCAACTACGCCGACCACGCGAAGGAACTGGGCAACGAGGTCCCGGACGTCCCGTTCGCCTTCTTCAAGCCCTCCACCTCGGTGATCGGTCCCGGCGACGACATCCAGTACCCGTCCTTCTCCGCGGACGTCCACCACGAGGCCGAACTGGCCGTCGTCATCGGCCGGATGTGCCGCGAGGTCCCGCGCGAGCGCGTCAAGGACGTGATCTTCGGCTACACCTGCGCGAACGACGTCACCGCCCGTGACGTCCAGAAGCGCGAGAAGCAGTGGGCCCGGGCCAAGGGCTTCGACACCTCCTGTCCGCTGGGCCCCTGGGTGGAGACCGGCCTGGACCTGGAGACGGCCTCCGACCTGACGATCCAGCTCACCGTGAACGGCGAACAACGCCAGCTCGGCCGCACCAGCGAGATGATCCACCCGATCGAGGATCTGATCGTCAACATCTCCGAGGCCATGACGCTGCTCCCCGGCGACGTGATCCTCACGGGCACCCCGGCAGGCGTCGGGCCGCTCACCGTCGGCGACGAGGTCGCCGTCACCATCGAAGGCATCGGCACTCTCACCAACAAGGTTGTCAAGCGTGGCTAG